Proteins from a single region of Campylobacter sputorum:
- the infA gene encoding translation initiation factor IF-1 — MAKDDVIEIDGNIVEALPNATFKVELDNKHVILCHIAGKMRMHYIKIMPGDRVKVELTPYSLDKGRITYRYK, encoded by the coding sequence ATGGCTAAAGATGATGTCATAGAAATAGATGGAAACATCGTAGAAGCATTGCCAAATGCGACATTTAAAGTTGAGCTTGACAATAAGCATGTAATTTTATGTCATATTGCCGGCAAGATGAGAATGCACTATATTAAGATTATGCCAGGAGATAGAGTAAAAGTTGAACTTACGCCTTATAGTCTTGATAAGGGTCGCATAA